The Grus americana isolate bGruAme1 chromosome 8, bGruAme1.mat, whole genome shotgun sequence genome includes a region encoding these proteins:
- the CCDC17 gene encoding coiled-coil domain-containing protein 17 isoform X3, with protein MPGTGAFACPCCRMAFGSQPLLRAHEEKLCLGTPVTGSSSLPEGNPPPAEGALGTGRPQDTSVGVSQQGDHAEPRHLLVLPGLPPAVRGQRGPGRVREAPLGDVLTPRERALLRTADPTSRRLTAEQGEPNQQPASPRGHRQQPRELLEAHERHVAEIRARTQQLEQQREGLCRRLAALGGRAAATPHPEQEELELSWGPAVLRDHVGQLSHGGAALTLLPAAGPLTAEARALRQSYLRAGGHHPAILAQLLHLQVEATALETRAAGTHRGRRPEPASAAAPGLDAALLAVELENRRLEDELLALKVRREKRADAGSRAAQRHAEELAQLQAEVGMLRCHAEQRGPQLPPAILPPPVAPPLPAALAAPELFMPFLGEASQEVT; from the exons ATGCCGGGCACAGGGGCCTTTGCTTGCCCCTGCTGCCGCATGGCTTTCGGCTCCCAGCCGCTGCTGCGGGCGCACGAGGAGAAGCTGTGCCTGGGGACCCCGGTGACCGGCAGCTCTTCCCTTCCTGAGGGGAACCCCCCACCTGCGGAGGGGGCTCTGGGCACAGGGAGACCACAGGACACCTCG GTTGGGGTGTCCCAGCAGGGAGACCATGCTGAGCCACGCCATCTCCTCGTGCTTCCTGGGCTCCCACCAGCCGTGAGGGGACAGCGGGGGCCAGGGCGAGTGCGGGAGGCTCCCCTGGGGGACGTGCTCACCCCCCGTGAGAGGGCCCTGCTCCGCACGGCCGACCCCACTTCCAGGAGGCTGACGGCAGAG cagggagagcccAACCAGCAGCCGGCCTCGCCGCgggggcacaggcagcagccacGGGAGCTGCTGGAGGCCCACGAGCGCCATGTGGCCGAAATCCGGGCCAGGacccagcagctggagcagcagagagaag GACTGTGCCGGCGGCTAGCGGCACTGGGGGGCAGGGCAGCTGCAACCCCCCACCCTGAACAGGAGGAACTGGAGCTGAGTTGGGGTCCAGCGGTGCTGCGGGATCATGTCGGACAGCTGTCACATGGAGG ggctgctctcaccctcctgcctgctgccggACCACTCACTGCTGAGGCCAG ggcACTGCGACAGTCCTACCTGCGGGCAGGCGGGCACCACCCGGCCATCCTGGCccagctcctccacctccagGTGGAGGCCACAGCACTGGAGACcagagctgcagggacacaCAGAGGCAGGAGGCCAG AACCCGCCAGTGCTGCTGCACCGGGCCTGGACGCAGCGCTGCTGGCCGTGGAGCTGGAGAATCGACGGCTGGAAGACGAGCTCCTGGCGCTGAAGgtcaggagggagaagagagctgATGCTG GCTCGCGGGCAGCCCAACGGCATGCGGAGGAGCtggcccagctccaggcagaGGTGGGGATGCTGCGATGccatgcagagcagagagggcCGCAGCTGCCCCCCGCCATCCTCCCACCCCCTGTGGCCCCTCCACTCCCAGCCGCCCTGGCTGCACCAGAGCTTTTCATG cCCTTTCTAGGGGAAGCCTCACAAGAAGTGACATAG
- the CCDC17 gene encoding coiled-coil domain-containing protein 17 isoform X1 → MPGTGAFACPCCRMAFGSQPLLRAHEEKLCLGTPVTGSSSLPEGNPPPAEGALGTGRPQDTSVGVSQQGDHAEPRHLLVLPGLPPAVRGQRGPGRVREAPLGDVLTPRERALLRTADPTSRRLTAEQGEPNQQPASPRGHRQQPRELLEAHERHVAEIRARTQQLEQQREGLCRRLAALGGRAAATPHPEQEELELSWGPAVLRDHVGQLSHGGAALTLLPAAGPLTAEARALRQSYLRAGGHHPAILAQLLHLQVEATALETRAAGTHRGRRPEPASAAAPGLDAALLAVELENRRLEDELLALKARGQPNGMRRSWPSSRQRWGCCDAMQSREGRSCPPPSSHPLWPLHSQPPWLHQSFSWSLPGQCWGQAALQPLATPTSLPASLSPPSWPWRTPLRLGSPWHSINLPEALSRGSLTRSDIVQPQGPVKATARFPPLDI, encoded by the exons ATGCCGGGCACAGGGGCCTTTGCTTGCCCCTGCTGCCGCATGGCTTTCGGCTCCCAGCCGCTGCTGCGGGCGCACGAGGAGAAGCTGTGCCTGGGGACCCCGGTGACCGGCAGCTCTTCCCTTCCTGAGGGGAACCCCCCACCTGCGGAGGGGGCTCTGGGCACAGGGAGACCACAGGACACCTCG GTTGGGGTGTCCCAGCAGGGAGACCATGCTGAGCCACGCCATCTCCTCGTGCTTCCTGGGCTCCCACCAGCCGTGAGGGGACAGCGGGGGCCAGGGCGAGTGCGGGAGGCTCCCCTGGGGGACGTGCTCACCCCCCGTGAGAGGGCCCTGCTCCGCACGGCCGACCCCACTTCCAGGAGGCTGACGGCAGAG cagggagagcccAACCAGCAGCCGGCCTCGCCGCgggggcacaggcagcagccacGGGAGCTGCTGGAGGCCCACGAGCGCCATGTGGCCGAAATCCGGGCCAGGacccagcagctggagcagcagagagaag GACTGTGCCGGCGGCTAGCGGCACTGGGGGGCAGGGCAGCTGCAACCCCCCACCCTGAACAGGAGGAACTGGAGCTGAGTTGGGGTCCAGCGGTGCTGCGGGATCATGTCGGACAGCTGTCACATGGAGG ggctgctctcaccctcctgcctgctgccggACCACTCACTGCTGAGGCCAG ggcACTGCGACAGTCCTACCTGCGGGCAGGCGGGCACCACCCGGCCATCCTGGCccagctcctccacctccagGTGGAGGCCACAGCACTGGAGACcagagctgcagggacacaCAGAGGCAGGAGGCCAG AACCCGCCAGTGCTGCTGCACCGGGCCTGGACGCAGCGCTGCTGGCCGTGGAGCTGGAGAATCGACGGCTGGAAGACGAGCTCCTGGCGCTGAAG GCTCGCGGGCAGCCCAACGGCATGCGGAGGAGCtggcccagctccaggcagaGGTGGGGATGCTGCGATGccatgcagagcagagagggcCGCAGCTGCCCCCCGCCATCCTCCCACCCCCTGTGGCCCCTCCACTCCCAGCCGCCCTGGCTGCACCAGAGCTTTTCATG gaGCCTCCCAGGCcagtgctggggacaggcagccctgcagcctttGGCCACCCCCACATCCCTTCCAGCCTCCCTCTCGCCCCCTTCATGGCCCTGGAGGACCCCCCTCCGGCTGGGGAGCCCCTGGCACAGCATAAACCTCCCAGAAG cCCTTTCTAGGGGAAGCCTCACAAGAAGTGACATAGTTCAGCCCCAAGGACCAGTAAAAGCCACAGCAAGATTTCCTCCACtagatatttaa
- the CCDC17 gene encoding coiled-coil domain-containing protein 17 isoform X2, translated as MPGTGAFACPCCRMAFGSQPLLRAHEEKLCLGTPVTGSSSLPEGNPPPAEGALGTGRPQDTSVGVSQQGDHAEPRHLLVLPGLPPAVRGQRGPGRVREAPLGDVLTPRERALLRTADPTSRRLTAEQGEPNQQPASPRGHRQQPRELLEAHERHVAEIRARTQQLEQQREGLCRRLAALGGRAAATPHPEQEELELSWGPAVLRDHVGQLSHGGAALTLLPAAGPLTAEARALRQSYLRAGGHHPAILAQLLHLQVEATALETRAAGTHRGRRPEPASAAAPGLDAALLAVELENRRLEDELLALKVRREKRADAGSRAAQRHAEELAQLQAEVGMLRCHAEQRGPQLPPAILPPPVAPPLPAALAAPELFMEPPRPVLGTGSPAAFGHPHIPSSLPLAPFMALEDPPPAGEPLAQHKPPRSPF; from the exons ATGCCGGGCACAGGGGCCTTTGCTTGCCCCTGCTGCCGCATGGCTTTCGGCTCCCAGCCGCTGCTGCGGGCGCACGAGGAGAAGCTGTGCCTGGGGACCCCGGTGACCGGCAGCTCTTCCCTTCCTGAGGGGAACCCCCCACCTGCGGAGGGGGCTCTGGGCACAGGGAGACCACAGGACACCTCG GTTGGGGTGTCCCAGCAGGGAGACCATGCTGAGCCACGCCATCTCCTCGTGCTTCCTGGGCTCCCACCAGCCGTGAGGGGACAGCGGGGGCCAGGGCGAGTGCGGGAGGCTCCCCTGGGGGACGTGCTCACCCCCCGTGAGAGGGCCCTGCTCCGCACGGCCGACCCCACTTCCAGGAGGCTGACGGCAGAG cagggagagcccAACCAGCAGCCGGCCTCGCCGCgggggcacaggcagcagccacGGGAGCTGCTGGAGGCCCACGAGCGCCATGTGGCCGAAATCCGGGCCAGGacccagcagctggagcagcagagagaag GACTGTGCCGGCGGCTAGCGGCACTGGGGGGCAGGGCAGCTGCAACCCCCCACCCTGAACAGGAGGAACTGGAGCTGAGTTGGGGTCCAGCGGTGCTGCGGGATCATGTCGGACAGCTGTCACATGGAGG ggctgctctcaccctcctgcctgctgccggACCACTCACTGCTGAGGCCAG ggcACTGCGACAGTCCTACCTGCGGGCAGGCGGGCACCACCCGGCCATCCTGGCccagctcctccacctccagGTGGAGGCCACAGCACTGGAGACcagagctgcagggacacaCAGAGGCAGGAGGCCAG AACCCGCCAGTGCTGCTGCACCGGGCCTGGACGCAGCGCTGCTGGCCGTGGAGCTGGAGAATCGACGGCTGGAAGACGAGCTCCTGGCGCTGAAGgtcaggagggagaagagagctgATGCTG GCTCGCGGGCAGCCCAACGGCATGCGGAGGAGCtggcccagctccaggcagaGGTGGGGATGCTGCGATGccatgcagagcagagagggcCGCAGCTGCCCCCCGCCATCCTCCCACCCCCTGTGGCCCCTCCACTCCCAGCCGCCCTGGCTGCACCAGAGCTTTTCATG gaGCCTCCCAGGCcagtgctggggacaggcagccctgcagcctttGGCCACCCCCACATCCCTTCCAGCCTCCCTCTCGCCCCCTTCATGGCCCTGGAGGACCCCCCTCCGGCTGGGGAGCCCCTGGCACAGCATAAACCTCCCAGAAG cCCTTTCTAG